The following coding sequences lie in one Aythya fuligula isolate bAytFul2 chromosome 17, bAytFul2.pri, whole genome shotgun sequence genomic window:
- the XBP1 gene encoding X-box-binding protein 1 isoform X2, with translation MAALPGAAAPRLLLIPGEAAEPAAGRRLSVVLPAGAAPSPPGAPQPARKRQRLTHLSPEEKALRRKLKNRVAAQSARDRKKARMTELEQQVVELEEENQKLLLENQLLREKTCSLSLENQELRCRLGLDVLKTEKESESKVSTAVFLVATTCSSAAGAGPAVTISDKFHMDSDGSDSSDSESDLLLGFLDSLDPEMFLKCADSESACLEKLEEEICGETNSIPTPPSPSLGSPSAKLEAINELIRFDHVYTKPLILEIPVKMSNQTNMLVKIEEVSLSPSEDKAFAEIPVSVKEEPVDSFMPELGISHLLPSPCSLAASSNLLDAGSDSGYEGSLSPFSDMSSPLDTDHAWEDSFANELFPQLISV, from the exons ATGGCAGCGCTCCccggggccgcggccccgcgcctGCTCCTCATCCCCGGCGAGGCGGCCGAGCCCGCCGCCGGCCGGCGCCTTTCCGTCGTCCTGCCGGCAGGagcggccccgagccccccgggggctccgCAGCCGGCCCGCAAGCGGCAGCGGCTCACCCATCTGAGCCCGGAGGAGAAGGCGCTGCGCAG GAAGCTGAAAAACCGCGTGGCGGCCCAGAGCGCCCGGGACAGGAAGAAAGCGCGGATGacggagctggagcagcaggtggtggagctggaggaggag AaccagaagctgctgctggagaaccAGCTCCTGCGGGAGAAGACGTGCAGCCTTTCCCTGGAGAACCAGGAGCTCCGCTGCCGCCTGGGTTTGGATgttctgaaaacagagaaagaaagcgAGTCCAAGGTGAGCACTGCGGTGTTCTTGGTGGCA ACTACGTGTTCCTCTGCAGCAGGTGCAGGCCCAGCAGTCACCATTTCTGACAAATTCCACATGGATTCTGATGGCAGTGACTCTTCAGATTCTGAG TCTGATCTCCTGTTGGGCTTTCTGGACAGTCTGGACCCAGAGATGTTTCTCAAATGTGCTGATTCAGAATCAGCATGCCTGGAAAAGCTGGAGGAAGAGATCTGTGGAGAAACAAATTCCATACCgacccccccctctccctctttgGGGTCCCCATCAGCTAAGCTGGAGGCCATTAATGAACTCATAAGGTTTGATCATGTATACACAAAGCCCTTAATATTGGAGATTCCTGTTAAAATGAGCAACCAAACCAATATGCTAGTGAAAATTGAGGAAGTATCTCTCTCTCCATCTGAAGACAAAGCTTTTGCTGAGATCCCAGTGTCTGTGAAAGAGGAACCCGTAGACAGCTTCATGCCAGAACTGGGCATCTCTCATCTGCTTCCCTCTCCTTGTAGCCTTGCAGCCTCAAGCAATCTGTTGGATGCTGGTAGTGACTCAGGATATGAAGGATCCCTGTCACCTTTCAGTGACATGTCCTCTCCACTTGATACTGACCATGCCTGGGAGGATAGCTTTGCAAATGAACTATTTCCCCAGCTGATCAGTGTCTAA
- the XBP1 gene encoding X-box-binding protein 1 isoform X1, with the protein MAALPGAAAPRLLLIPGEAAEPAAGRRLSVVLPAGAAPSPPGAPQPARKRQRLTHLSPEEKALRRKLKNRVAAQSARDRKKARMTELEQQVVELEEENQKLLLENQLLREKTCSLSLENQELRCRLGLDVLKTEKESESKVVMESQVDEIGLVTGSAESAALRLRVPLQQVQAQQSPFLTNSTWILMAVTLQILSLISCWAFWTVWTQRCFSNVLIQNQHAWKSWRKRSVEKQIPYRPPPLPLWGPHQLSWRPLMNS; encoded by the exons ATGGCAGCGCTCCccggggccgcggccccgcgcctGCTCCTCATCCCCGGCGAGGCGGCCGAGCCCGCCGCCGGCCGGCGCCTTTCCGTCGTCCTGCCGGCAGGagcggccccgagccccccgggggctccgCAGCCGGCCCGCAAGCGGCAGCGGCTCACCCATCTGAGCCCGGAGGAGAAGGCGCTGCGCAG GAAGCTGAAAAACCGCGTGGCGGCCCAGAGCGCCCGGGACAGGAAGAAAGCGCGGATGacggagctggagcagcaggtggtggagctggaggaggag AaccagaagctgctgctggagaaccAGCTCCTGCGGGAGAAGACGTGCAGCCTTTCCCTGGAGAACCAGGAGCTCCGCTGCCGCCTGGGTTTGGATgttctgaaaacagagaaagaaagcgAGTCCAAG GTCGTGATGGAATCACAAGTGGATGAGATCGGGTTGGTGACCGGGTCCGCTGAGTCCGCAGCACTCAGACTACGTGTTCCTCTGCAGCAGGTGCAGGCCCAGCAGTCACCATTTCTGACAAATTCCACATGGATTCTGATGGCAGTGACTCTTCAGATTCTGAG TCTGATCTCCTGTTGGGCTTTCTGGACAGTCTGGACCCAGAGATGTTTCTCAAATGTGCTGATTCAGAATCAGCATGCCTGGAAAAGCTGGAGGAAGAGATCTGTGGAGAAACAAATTCCATACCgacccccccctctccctctttgGGGTCCCCATCAGCTAAGCTGGAGGCCATTAATGAACTCATAA